In one window of Paenarthrobacter nicotinovorans DNA:
- a CDS encoding ATP-dependent helicase, with the protein MTATPAKPRPASAALRLLPPRQTHYAAPALSPDQLAVVSLPQGSGPILVPGGPGTGKSTVLVESAVRRVREDGLDPEEILILAPGRHAAAALRDTFTGRLDRSLSTTPARTWASYAFDIIRRAKAEGVLPLARPPKLLSGPEQDLIIKELLEGHSRPGFQLPWPDDLAAALPTRGFRHEIRQLFDRIIESGRTADDLVGLAYECGRPDWMAAAELYSEYRDILDLRMPEAFDPAGIITTARQIFQDSPDFLAEERRRLQLFLVDDAQESNPAVFELLADVAEGKDAVVTYSPDTVVQGFRGARPDLVAELPALLGGPEQAVLERPLSMTHRHAPAVAEAWSRVAARISQRSGGQLARQMEQPPQAGAENTALFPEGRVEGHVLPSAVHEMRYVTQRILEAQLRDGREFSDIAVIVRNGGQISQLQRYLGGQGIPVRVPVADSAVRDEVAVRPLLEAFAVVLDPVKLTPETAVSLLTSRIGGATAIELRRLRQSLRREELLGGGGRSSDALLVEALLEPGALASLGIEGSAARRLARTISAGVAAVAEPGANAESVLWALWQATGLSARWAEAALEGGAAGARADRDLDAMMALFHTAERFVDQLPGSGPEQFLDYLLNQELPMDTLAARAQLEDCVEIMTPASAAGREWPVVIVAGLQEGVWPNTRLRGELLGSTVYADAVEHGVDYALGRGPLSRLRDIRYDELRSFSTAISRAREVLICTAVSSEDEQPSAFLDYVAPLGQGEYKRSYTPVDRPMTLRALVAELRQHVQLDESSGQEPAAAQEAARILARLASSEPPVPGADPDTWWGLAPLSSMDPVVPPGGTVSVSPSKVEAVHKSPLDWFVQAAGGEAATDFARSLGTLVHSIAQDLPEASGGEYVAELVRRWPTLGMKDNWEGRLDFQRAELMVRKLAQYVLIMRSEGRSLLAVEHDFEVQLPDVRLDAVPAGDLDPEGLQRHAVLRGQVDRLELDAEGRLVVVDLKTGKRQPGKAEVANHPQLGAYQAAVLKGAFQDAAPSGEEPGPGLPAETTKPSMPGGAVLAQLGTKTKSPAVQQQDPLESGDNWAEALVNEAAALMAGATFEARHDPGKSSHGGHGCRLPDICPLCARGKQVTE; encoded by the coding sequence GTGACCGCGACTCCTGCCAAACCCCGCCCAGCATCCGCAGCCCTCCGGCTGCTGCCGCCGCGGCAAACCCATTACGCGGCCCCTGCCTTGTCTCCCGACCAGCTCGCTGTGGTCTCCCTTCCGCAGGGGAGCGGGCCGATCCTCGTGCCCGGCGGTCCTGGAACCGGCAAATCCACCGTGCTCGTGGAGTCAGCTGTCCGCCGTGTCCGCGAGGACGGACTGGACCCCGAAGAGATCCTCATCCTTGCCCCGGGCCGCCATGCGGCCGCTGCCCTGCGCGACACCTTTACGGGTCGGCTGGACCGCAGCCTCAGTACGACGCCGGCCCGCACCTGGGCGTCCTATGCTTTCGATATCATCCGGCGCGCCAAAGCTGAAGGTGTCCTCCCGCTGGCGCGGCCGCCCAAGCTCCTCTCCGGTCCTGAGCAGGATCTCATCATCAAGGAGCTTCTGGAGGGCCACTCGCGTCCGGGCTTCCAGTTGCCCTGGCCGGATGACCTGGCCGCGGCGCTGCCCACCCGGGGCTTCCGCCATGAAATCCGCCAGTTGTTCGATCGCATCATCGAGTCCGGACGTACAGCTGACGATCTGGTTGGCCTGGCCTACGAGTGCGGAAGGCCCGACTGGATGGCCGCCGCAGAACTCTACAGCGAATACAGGGACATCCTCGATCTCCGTATGCCGGAGGCCTTCGACCCCGCCGGGATCATTACCACTGCCCGGCAGATATTCCAGGACTCCCCGGACTTCCTGGCTGAAGAGCGGCGGCGCCTTCAGTTGTTCCTGGTGGACGACGCCCAGGAATCCAACCCCGCGGTGTTCGAACTCCTGGCTGATGTTGCTGAGGGCAAGGACGCAGTGGTGACCTACTCCCCGGATACCGTGGTGCAGGGTTTCCGTGGCGCACGGCCGGATCTCGTAGCGGAGCTGCCGGCACTCCTGGGCGGTCCGGAGCAGGCCGTCCTGGAACGGCCCCTGTCCATGACGCACCGCCACGCTCCTGCGGTGGCTGAGGCCTGGTCCCGGGTAGCGGCCCGTATTTCGCAGCGTTCCGGCGGTCAGTTGGCGAGGCAGATGGAACAGCCCCCGCAGGCCGGGGCTGAAAATACGGCACTTTTCCCTGAGGGCAGGGTGGAAGGCCACGTGCTGCCCTCCGCCGTTCACGAGATGCGTTACGTCACCCAAAGAATTCTTGAAGCGCAGCTGCGGGATGGCCGCGAATTCAGCGACATCGCGGTGATTGTCCGCAATGGCGGGCAAATCTCACAGTTGCAGCGCTACTTGGGTGGACAAGGCATTCCGGTGCGGGTTCCGGTGGCAGACTCTGCTGTTCGCGACGAAGTCGCAGTGCGTCCCCTTCTTGAAGCATTTGCCGTTGTGTTGGACCCGGTCAAGCTGACCCCCGAGACCGCTGTATCACTCCTGACCTCCCGCATCGGCGGGGCTACGGCCATTGAACTGCGAAGACTCCGTCAGTCACTGCGGCGTGAGGAACTTCTTGGAGGTGGCGGCCGGTCCAGCGACGCGCTGCTGGTGGAGGCCCTGCTTGAACCGGGTGCGTTGGCATCGCTGGGTATCGAGGGCAGTGCTGCCCGACGACTCGCTCGAACAATCTCGGCCGGTGTTGCAGCCGTCGCCGAACCCGGAGCCAACGCCGAATCAGTTCTCTGGGCGTTGTGGCAAGCCACGGGCTTGTCCGCACGGTGGGCCGAAGCAGCCTTGGAAGGCGGTGCCGCCGGGGCCCGTGCCGATCGGGACCTTGACGCGATGATGGCGCTCTTCCACACTGCCGAACGTTTCGTGGACCAGCTTCCTGGCTCAGGGCCGGAGCAATTCCTTGACTATTTGCTGAACCAGGAGCTGCCAATGGACACGCTGGCAGCACGCGCACAACTTGAAGACTGCGTGGAAATCATGACCCCCGCCAGTGCTGCCGGGCGGGAGTGGCCGGTGGTGATTGTCGCCGGCCTCCAGGAAGGTGTCTGGCCAAATACCCGCTTGCGCGGCGAACTCCTGGGCAGCACGGTGTATGCCGATGCCGTGGAGCACGGGGTGGATTACGCCCTGGGCCGGGGACCGCTCAGCCGGCTCCGGGATATCCGGTACGACGAACTGCGAAGCTTCTCCACCGCCATCTCACGTGCACGTGAGGTCCTGATCTGCACGGCCGTCTCCTCTGAGGATGAGCAACCGTCCGCGTTCCTGGACTATGTGGCTCCCTTGGGCCAGGGGGAATACAAACGCAGTTACACCCCCGTGGACCGCCCCATGACTTTGCGGGCCCTCGTGGCGGAACTCCGGCAGCACGTCCAACTGGACGAGTCCTCAGGCCAGGAGCCGGCGGCTGCGCAGGAGGCCGCCCGGATACTGGCCAGGCTTGCCAGCTCGGAGCCCCCGGTTCCTGGCGCGGATCCGGACACCTGGTGGGGCCTGGCGCCCCTGAGTTCCATGGACCCGGTTGTACCCCCGGGCGGCACAGTCTCCGTTTCACCGTCCAAAGTGGAAGCGGTCCACAAATCCCCGCTGGACTGGTTTGTCCAGGCCGCCGGAGGAGAGGCGGCCACCGATTTCGCACGCAGCCTGGGCACCCTTGTCCACAGCATTGCCCAGGACCTGCCCGAGGCTTCGGGCGGAGAGTACGTGGCCGAACTCGTCCGCCGTTGGCCTACGTTGGGGATGAAGGACAACTGGGAGGGGCGGCTGGACTTCCAGCGGGCTGAGCTCATGGTCCGGAAACTGGCCCAGTATGTCCTCATTATGCGAAGCGAAGGCAGGAGCCTTCTTGCGGTCGAGCACGACTTTGAAGTCCAGCTTCCTGACGTCAGGCTTGATGCGGTACCCGCCGGGGACCTGGACCCCGAAGGCCTCCAACGTCATGCCGTGCTCCGCGGTCAGGTGGACCGGTTGGAGCTTGATGCCGAGGGGCGGCTGGTCGTCGTCGACCTCAAAACCGGAAAGCGCCAGCCGGGCAAGGCAGAAGTCGCCAACCATCCGCAGTTGGGCGCTTACCAGGCGGCAGTTTTGAAGGGTGCGTTCCAGGACGCCGCGCCGTCCGGAGAAGAACCTGGCCCCGGGCTCCCCGCAGAAACGACGAAACCTTCCATGCCCGGGGGCGCTGTGCTGGCCCAACTCGGTACCAAGACCAAGAGTCCGGCCGTTCAGCAGCAGGACCCCCTGGAGTCCGGTGACAACTGGGCTGAGGCCTTGGTCAATGAGGCCGCAGCGTTGATGGCCGGCGCAACGTTTGAAGCACGGCATGATCCAGGCAAAAGCAGTCATGGCGGACATGGTTGCCGCCTTCCGGACATTTGCCCACTGTGCGCACGAGGAAAGCAGGTTACCGAATGA
- a CDS encoding MGMT family protein codes for MRMEYVTAVLAVVDLVPPASAVSYGDVAELLGSGGPRQVGAVMSHYGSAVAWWRVLRASGEAPPGHEADALRHYLEESTPLHGAYRAFLLTGEGRWRVDLAAARWAPTDGDFDQLDVISDQLERRLHILSVPDDEMTV; via the coding sequence GGTCCTGGCCGTCGTGGACCTCGTTCCGCCTGCTTCGGCGGTGTCCTACGGCGACGTTGCCGAGCTCCTCGGTTCGGGTGGGCCGCGGCAGGTTGGTGCTGTTATGAGCCACTACGGCAGCGCCGTGGCCTGGTGGCGGGTGCTGCGGGCAAGCGGAGAAGCGCCTCCCGGCCACGAAGCCGACGCTCTCCGGCACTATCTGGAAGAATCCACTCCGCTGCACGGTGCGTACCGGGCGTTCCTGCTGACCGGCGAAGGCAGGTGGCGCGTCGATCTCGCGGCGGCCCGATGGGCGCCCACGGACGGGGATTTTGACCAACTTGATGTGATCTCCGACCAGTTGGAGCGTCGACTCCATATATTGTCGGTACCCGATGATGAAATGACTGTGTGA